TCCACCCTCAATAATTTTTTCACCGACTCGGCCTATCAGACCTCGGTCGCGTCCAGTGAGTCCGAGGGTTGGTATGCCTTTCTAAATTGGGATCTGACGGAAAAATTGAGCTTTGTTTACAAGTACGATCAGTTCACCCCCGACAGAAAGTTTGCGGCTGACAGCTACACTCGACACGGAGCTGGCTTCAAGTATTACTTTGGTCCTAACCTCTTCACCCAGATTCGTGTAGAAAAGGCAGAAGCCACCCACCCCACTGAGGATAAAGGCACGGAAACCGGTGCCCTGGATGCCACCTGGGCCTACCTCCAGCTTTCTATTTAATTCCATCCCCCTTCAAGCCAAGATGAGACCCAGTTGTCGGGGTCCTGAAAAGGACCCCAGACCTCAACGAGGCTGGTTTAAAATCCGATAAAACATGAGAGAAACTACTGACTTAAATGTCTGACTAATTAGGAACTCATGTTTAGCTTTCGCATCCTCAACGACCTGGAAAGAATGAAGGACACGCAGATGGCCATTCGCATTGCCGTCATCTATCTTGTCGTGCCTTTTTACTTTCTGTTTTGGATCAACGATTGGTTGTTGTTCCCAGAACAAAAGTGGACCTTGCTCTTCGTTCGCTGTTGGATTGTTCCTCTAGCACTGAGTCTTTATTTGGCTTCTAAGAAATTCCGCACATGGAAAAAGATCCAAAGAGCCGTACTGGTTTTTATGCTTCTCACTGGTGTTCACACCTCGGTCATGATGTATGTGGGCGGTGCCTTCAGCTACACCTATGTAACGGGCCTGGTCCTCATGCAGGTAGCAACCGTGGCTTTTGTGCCCTTTGATCGCAAGTATTTTATTTGGGCTCCCACCGCACTTCTCCTGCCCCCCTTTGTCACCGCAACCTTGTTTTTTATTGAGAGTAGTGACCAGATTGCCATTAACCTTCTATACGTCGCCGCGGGCCTGTCTATTTCGGTCTTTATGCGCCAGTTTATGGAGCGCTTTCGCATTAACGAACTCAAAGTCCGCATGGACCTCAAAGGTGAGGTCAACAACCGACAAAAAGTGATCGAAAATAAGACTGAAGAAAATGTGCAATTGACGAACTTAAGTCGTCAGTTTTCGCCGCAAGTAGTGGAAGCCCTACAGTCTTCAAAGTTGGGCTATGACTCCAAAGTCCACAATACGGAGATCTGCGCCTTGTTCGTAGATATTGTCGGCTCAACTACAATGGTTGAATCCCAGTCTGGTGACGACATTGACCAGCTGATCACCAAATTCATGGAGATCAGCTCCAATGTTCTCTTGCGCTTTGACATCACCATCGACAAATTTTTAGGTGACGGAGTGCTGGCATTCTCCAACGTGCCTTTCGAATACGAGGATTTCATTGAACGGGCTATCAAGGCCTCCCTCGATCTGCAAAGGGCCTTTGCCGCCGAACAAGAGGATTTGGACCACCTGGCTGGCCGCCCCTTTCAGATTCGCATAGGAATCGCTGTTGGCCACGCTTCCGTTGGGTTTTATGGCTCCAATTCGACCTACCACAGCTACACGGCCATCGGATCGGTGATCAATCTCGCCCACCGTCTATGTGATGCCGCCGAGCCCGGTCAAATCACCACTCATCAGGAGCTCGTCGACCGGGTTGTTTCCAGTGATACGCAAAAGACCTTCGACGTTCAGGCTATAGGTGAACGAGACCTTAAGGGCTTTGGCAGCAAAAACATTCTGACCAT
This is a stretch of genomic DNA from Pseudobdellovibrionaceae bacterium. It encodes these proteins:
- a CDS encoding adenylate/guanylate cyclase domain-containing protein, whose amino-acid sequence is MFSFRILNDLERMKDTQMAIRIAVIYLVVPFYFLFWINDWLLFPEQKWTLLFVRCWIVPLALSLYLASKKFRTWKKIQRAVLVFMLLTGVHTSVMMYVGGAFSYTYVTGLVLMQVATVAFVPFDRKYFIWAPTALLLPPFVTATLFFIESSDQIAINLLYVAAGLSISVFMRQFMERFRINELKVRMDLKGEVNNRQKVIENKTEENVQLTNLSRQFSPQVVEALQSSKLGYDSKVHNTEICALFVDIVGSTTMVESQSGDDIDQLITKFMEISSNVLLRFDITIDKFLGDGVLAFSNVPFEYEDFIERAIKASLDLQRAFAAEQEDLDHLAGRPFQIRIGIAVGHASVGFYGSNSTYHSYTAIGSVINLAHRLCDAAEPGQITTHQELVDRVVSSDTQKTFDVQAIGERDLKGFGSKNILTIEAAQSYCSSQAESNCELCGGMLRLDLSAPGANIFKCRSCGHTVIEKVDKAG